A genomic window from Leptospira fletcheri includes:
- a CDS encoding LIC20162 family protein has protein sequence MNPTKTPEQKNGSWRDWMQSSSSPLGKKRISVLLLKKNVIPAILGIFVYAFFLNFLLAFQKPLADLLFKFVEFLQIPKVLKLPLLVNPILYKYSAMIIVGYVAFAFFLDLYRFLDRNLFNDLQWEGSRLKLTRRGWLGGESIHWEPNQSGLQILHKSGVLRKLLGLEKIVFFLQAKGAELSVIAESPYFSSRKNGEFLDRLFRS, from the coding sequence ATGAATCCAACGAAAACTCCAGAACAAAAGAACGGATCCTGGAGGGATTGGATGCAATCCTCTTCTTCTCCGCTCGGAAAGAAACGGATTTCCGTTCTGCTTTTGAAAAAGAACGTGATCCCTGCGATTTTAGGAATCTTCGTATATGCGTTTTTCTTGAACTTTCTTCTCGCTTTTCAAAAACCCCTAGCGGATCTACTTTTCAAGTTTGTGGAATTCCTCCAGATTCCGAAAGTACTGAAGCTCCCCCTACTCGTGAACCCGATTCTGTATAAGTATTCCGCCATGATCATCGTAGGATACGTCGCATTCGCTTTCTTTCTGGATCTCTACCGTTTTTTGGATAGGAACTTATTCAACGATCTTCAATGGGAAGGTTCCCGATTGAAACTGACCAGACGAGGATGGTTGGGCGGAGAATCCATCCATTGGGAACCCAATCAATCCGGATTACAGATCCTCCACAAATCCGGAGTATTAAGAAAATTATTGGGCCTGGAAAAGATCGTGTTCTTTCTCCAAGCCAAAGGAGCGGAACTCTCCGTGATCGCCGAGTCCCCGTATTTTTCGTCCCGAAAAAACGGAGAATTCCTAGATCGTCTCTTCCGTTCCTAA
- a CDS encoding glycosyltransferase family 4 protein, which produces MIAKETLKYKPRIAVDARPLSYGMNGNSRYLAEVLERVLNPNSPLEYYLYSNKPVHPIFRELAKRTPAFLPSKLPGLFWLNFTMPSLYRAHRIDVFWGTLQLLPVLGRSIPMAVNYHDLNFRSAPETMTTANYWQHRIFSPLTLKRAGKIFCLSKNTEREIREFSPNTAEKLEVVYPGAQGFESVTPPAKVLPANFLFSVGTLEPRKNIGTLVEAYRTLKKIDPQYPFALVLAGRLGWKSAGLTEILRDGSTESEGIYFIENPSDGELGWLYRNCSYFLFPSLHEGFGLPLLEAIREGKPCIASDIPVFHEVLDSETDDFVPPKDVSLWVQALRKAGRPGTRPTRKKSQDWSWDSTAKQVEEGLLSLWKNRKRRTGIRVEERV; this is translated from the coding sequence ATGATCGCCAAGGAAACCTTGAAGTACAAACCCAGAATCGCCGTCGACGCGAGACCCTTATCCTACGGGATGAACGGAAATTCTAGGTACTTGGCGGAAGTTTTGGAGCGAGTCTTGAATCCGAATTCTCCTTTGGAATATTATCTGTATTCGAATAAACCCGTTCATCCGATATTCCGTGAATTGGCCAAGAGAACCCCGGCATTTCTGCCGAGTAAACTTCCCGGTCTCTTCTGGTTGAACTTTACCATGCCTTCCTTATATCGCGCTCATAGAATCGACGTGTTTTGGGGAACTCTCCAGCTACTGCCCGTCCTAGGCAGGAGCATTCCGATGGCGGTAAATTATCACGATTTGAATTTTAGATCCGCCCCGGAAACGATGACGACCGCGAACTATTGGCAGCATAGAATTTTCTCCCCGTTAACTCTGAAAAGAGCGGGAAAAATCTTTTGCTTATCCAAAAATACGGAGAGAGAGATCCGGGAATTCTCTCCGAACACCGCGGAAAAACTGGAGGTCGTATATCCCGGTGCACAAGGATTCGAATCCGTGACACCTCCTGCAAAAGTCCTTCCCGCAAATTTTCTTTTTTCCGTCGGAACCCTGGAGCCTCGAAAAAACATCGGGACTCTTGTGGAAGCATATCGTACATTAAAAAAAATTGATCCTCAATATCCGTTCGCATTGGTGCTCGCCGGACGTCTAGGATGGAAATCCGCCGGATTGACGGAGATCCTACGAGATGGTAGTACGGAATCCGAAGGGATTTATTTCATCGAAAATCCGAGCGACGGCGAACTAGGATGGCTATATAGAAACTGTTCCTATTTTTTATTCCCTTCCCTGCATGAAGGTTTCGGACTGCCTCTTCTGGAAGCGATTCGAGAAGGCAAACCCTGTATCGCTTCGGATATCCCAGTATTCCATGAGGTCCTAGATTCGGAAACGGACGATTTTGTTCCGCCAAAGGACGTTTCCCTTTGGGTACAAGCTTTACGAAAAGCCGGAAGGCCCGGTACTCGACCGACACGCAAAAAATCCCAAGATTGGTCCTGGGATTCCACTGCAAAACAGGTGGAGGAAGGACTTCTTTCCCTTTGGAAGAATAGAAAGCGTAGGACGGGAATCCGAGTCGAGGAAAGAGTATGA
- a CDS encoding glycosyltransferase family 87 protein, giving the protein MQIDLRRRGPLFLFLSLLIFLFLNGISRISVSSDFKDYFEASKNFSAHKDLYDLDVLDELVQELESGKLDLKDIFKPEVFVRLQTKMDNVGAYIYPPTFAFLLSPLSYLEYPVASGIFFTLNFAAMVASLFLIARLLGKEKKFLFLTCLVFLCYRFIENHQNNNQVGFILLFLVLSAVSVKKDWLAGLLLSLAIVIKITPAAFLFYFLVKKRYSVILYTLGFGVLWVVLPAVADPAFTWKMNGTWYELVLEKYLKSPALRAWKNNQSLSSTVAKYFLPYADIMNQGRFGMPFLELNVKQVKWILMLSTLGISAPYLYKAYKGTSDGFLLSGLFFFSVMFSGISWVHAFVFLLFPTAFVLSSFWPVEERLPNLAEWKEILQRNKAAFVFLILALLVLLLNRSFIGSTAEEKLMMFSYLFYICLIQYLCLFFLRPERLKNS; this is encoded by the coding sequence ATGCAGATCGATCTTCGGCGACGAGGGCCTCTATTTCTGTTCCTCTCACTTTTAATCTTTCTGTTTTTGAACGGGATTTCCAGAATCTCCGTGTCCTCGGATTTCAAAGATTATTTCGAGGCTTCCAAAAACTTCTCCGCTCATAAGGACCTTTATGATCTGGACGTATTGGACGAGTTGGTTCAGGAGCTAGAATCGGGGAAACTCGATCTGAAGGATATCTTCAAACCGGAGGTTTTCGTACGACTCCAGACCAAAATGGATAACGTCGGAGCGTACATCTATCCGCCTACGTTCGCATTTTTACTTTCTCCTCTTTCCTATCTGGAATACCCGGTCGCTTCGGGGATTTTTTTCACCCTGAATTTTGCGGCAATGGTCGCGAGTCTTTTCCTGATTGCAAGACTGCTCGGAAAGGAGAAAAAATTCCTATTTTTGACCTGCCTGGTCTTTCTTTGTTATCGCTTTATCGAAAACCACCAAAACAACAACCAGGTCGGATTCATTCTGCTCTTTCTCGTTCTTTCCGCCGTGTCCGTCAAAAAGGATTGGCTGGCTGGGCTTTTACTTAGCTTAGCGATCGTGATTAAAATCACACCGGCAGCGTTTCTATTCTATTTCTTGGTTAAAAAAAGATATTCCGTGATACTCTATACCTTAGGTTTCGGAGTCCTTTGGGTGGTCCTACCTGCGGTCGCGGATCCTGCCTTTACGTGGAAAATGAACGGTACTTGGTACGAATTAGTGCTGGAAAAATATCTGAAGTCCCCCGCATTGCGAGCGTGGAAAAACAACCAAAGTTTAAGCTCTACGGTCGCGAAATATTTTCTTCCTTATGCAGATATCATGAATCAAGGTCGATTCGGCATGCCCTTTTTGGAACTGAATGTAAAACAAGTCAAGTGGATCCTTATGCTTTCGACTTTAGGGATTTCCGCGCCTTATCTTTACAAAGCCTATAAGGGAACTTCGGATGGTTTTCTTTTGTCGGGGCTGTTCTTTTTTTCCGTGATGTTCAGCGGAATTTCCTGGGTCCACGCTTTCGTTTTTCTATTATTCCCCACTGCCTTCGTATTATCTTCCTTCTGGCCAGTAGAGGAGAGGCTACCGAATTTGGCAGAATGGAAAGAAATTCTGCAAAGGAACAAGGCGGCCTTCGTCTTCCTGATTTTGGCATTGTTAGTTCTGTTGCTGAACCGCTCTTTTATCGGTTCGACGGCGGAAGAGAAATTGATGATGTTTTCCTACCTATTCTATATCTGCCTCATCCAGTATCTCTGTCTTTTCTTTTTAAGACCCGAACGACTTAAGAACTCATGA
- the queA gene encoding tRNA preQ1(34) S-adenosylmethionine ribosyltransferase-isomerase QueA, whose product MEIGDLSEYSFNLPEDLIAKVPASDRDGSRLLVLSSPDGVLKEEPFFSEILKYLKEGDVLVANSTRVARRRVFLRTPSGRRHEALFLDPSGRPNEWRALVRNSKKLKSGTVLQDEISGRFSFTVTGREEEFTYLTASPDFMEIDFETIGRIPIPPYFKRESSEEDSVRYQTVYSKILGSVAAPTAGLHFTPELLERIRTLGVEFAELELRVGYGTFSTLTATQFREKKLHEEFFSISSEVAETLRLAKKQGRRIISVGTTTLRALEAAYDSKTRSFLSGESSTRLFLQPGDPILSCDCLITNFHLPESSLLLLVCAFAGKDAVLNAYRYALQNGFRFYSYGDAMLLLNRL is encoded by the coding sequence ATGGAGATCGGAGATCTTTCCGAGTATTCTTTTAATCTTCCGGAAGACCTTATCGCGAAGGTGCCGGCTTCAGATCGAGACGGAAGTCGACTTTTGGTTCTTTCCTCTCCCGACGGAGTTTTGAAAGAGGAACCGTTCTTTTCGGAAATTCTGAAATATCTAAAAGAAGGCGATGTGTTGGTCGCTAACTCCACAAGAGTCGCTAGACGTAGGGTGTTTCTCAGAACTCCTTCGGGAAGAAGGCACGAGGCATTATTTCTGGATCCGAGCGGAAGACCGAACGAGTGGAGAGCCTTAGTCCGCAATTCCAAAAAATTGAAATCCGGAACGGTTCTGCAGGACGAAATATCCGGTCGTTTTTCATTTACCGTTACCGGAAGAGAGGAGGAGTTCACGTACCTTACTGCCTCTCCCGATTTCATGGAAATCGATTTCGAAACGATAGGTAGAATTCCGATCCCTCCTTATTTCAAGCGAGAAAGTTCGGAAGAAGATTCCGTCCGTTACCAAACCGTTTACTCGAAAATTCTCGGATCCGTTGCCGCGCCTACAGCCGGGTTGCACTTCACTCCAGAGTTATTGGAAAGGATCCGTACTCTAGGCGTCGAATTCGCGGAATTGGAATTGCGAGTAGGTTACGGAACCTTTTCCACTCTTACCGCAACGCAATTTCGGGAAAAGAAGCTTCACGAAGAATTTTTTTCCATTTCTTCCGAAGTCGCCGAAACGTTACGTCTCGCGAAAAAGCAGGGAAGAAGGATCATCTCCGTCGGTACTACTACCTTGAGAGCTCTCGAAGCCGCGTACGATTCGAAAACACGAAGTTTTCTTTCCGGAGAATCGAGTACAAGGTTGTTCCTTCAACCGGGAGATCCGATCCTGAGCTGCGATTGCTTGATCACGAATTTCCATTTGCCGGAAAGCAGCTTGTTGCTTTTGGTTTGCGCGTTCGCCGGAAAGGATGCCGTTTTAAACGCGTATCGCTACGCTTTGCAGAACGGCTTCCGCTTTTATTCCTACGGAGACGCGATGCTCCTGCTGAATCGGCTTTAG
- a CDS encoding S16 family serine protease, producing MLRRVLPSQAQTKFKAVKPKQLKGLPDFLVFHKEEVRTFHQALENPELFRHILITGPEIESNLLQFAQYLTEQVKNRPVIAEPTPTLLSLAGFPNSEKYRPGRIAEAEDGLLLLPLRPLVEDPDLYYFLKGVLLTGKIDFLALPEGPDSRHINRFYPSIESRFRLILIGEETEVDSISQLDPDFYGGFDFKIHMPYEVNLTSAWLPVFSGLVKSWEKPGYPSLDQSALDALLELALRWNDSQTKLSLHLSELRSFVTEVLALSKKSKKTLGRIQIEAAPEEIQKRTAIHKRKYRENIKEGLISVPLKGKKTGRINGLSVILLQSSLLDFGQVNQVSARVSLGSGNLINIEREVNLSGDLHDKGVFILQSYIKGMFSHIQSFGLDASILFEQNNSPIDGDSASCAELLALLSALSDLEIPCNIAVTGALSQYGDILPVGSVNTKIQAWYDVTKLAGSPGETYTLYLPKDNVRDLNLPREILNSMKTGRFQIVSCSHVEDLIPEVFGAPAGRMSKSGSYPPGSLFRSIEERIDKKRDLEESS from the coding sequence GTGCTGCGCAGAGTACTTCCTTCCCAAGCTCAAACGAAATTCAAGGCCGTAAAACCGAAACAACTGAAAGGTCTCCCGGATTTTTTGGTCTTCCACAAGGAAGAGGTTCGGACATTTCACCAAGCTTTGGAAAATCCGGAGTTGTTCCGACATATTCTGATCACTGGACCGGAAATCGAATCCAATCTTCTGCAATTCGCCCAATACTTGACGGAACAGGTAAAAAATAGGCCTGTTATCGCGGAACCCACACCGACCTTACTTTCGCTCGCGGGCTTTCCCAATTCGGAAAAGTACCGGCCCGGGAGGATCGCCGAAGCAGAGGACGGTTTATTGCTCCTGCCTTTGCGCCCTCTAGTGGAAGACCCGGATCTCTATTATTTTCTGAAAGGCGTTTTGTTGACCGGAAAGATCGATTTTCTCGCCTTGCCGGAAGGTCCCGACTCCCGTCATATCAATCGGTTTTACCCCAGCATAGAATCCCGGTTCCGATTGATCCTAATCGGGGAGGAAACGGAAGTGGATTCCATTTCCCAGTTGGATCCGGACTTTTACGGCGGATTCGATTTCAAAATTCATATGCCTTATGAAGTCAATCTTACCTCCGCGTGGCTCCCCGTATTTTCCGGATTGGTAAAGTCCTGGGAAAAACCGGGGTATCCTTCCTTGGACCAAAGCGCGTTAGACGCTCTTTTGGAGCTGGCTCTTCGTTGGAACGATAGCCAGACAAAACTTTCCCTGCATCTTTCGGAATTGCGTTCTTTCGTGACTGAAGTGCTGGCTCTGAGCAAGAAAAGCAAAAAAACCTTGGGTCGGATCCAGATCGAAGCCGCTCCGGAAGAGATCCAAAAACGTACGGCCATTCATAAGAGAAAATACCGGGAAAATATAAAGGAAGGTCTGATCTCGGTTCCTCTGAAAGGGAAAAAGACGGGGCGCATCAACGGTCTCTCGGTGATTCTGTTGCAATCCTCCCTTTTGGATTTCGGACAAGTGAATCAGGTCTCCGCTCGGGTTTCGTTGGGAAGCGGAAATCTGATCAACATAGAAAGGGAAGTGAACCTTTCCGGTGATTTGCACGACAAGGGAGTGTTTATTCTTCAGTCCTATATCAAAGGGATGTTTTCCCATATCCAATCCTTCGGCTTGGATGCTTCGATTTTGTTCGAGCAGAACAACTCTCCGATCGACGGAGATTCCGCGAGTTGTGCCGAATTGCTCGCCCTTCTCTCCGCTCTGTCGGATTTGGAGATCCCTTGCAATATCGCTGTCACGGGCGCCTTGTCCCAATATGGGGATATTCTACCTGTAGGATCCGTGAATACGAAGATCCAAGCCTGGTATGACGTCACGAAGTTGGCGGGTTCTCCCGGTGAAACTTATACTCTTTATCTTCCGAAAGACAATGTAAGGGATTTAAATCTACCGAGAGAGATTCTGAACTCCATGAAAACCGGCAGATTTCAAATCGTTTCCTGCTCTCATGTAGAGGATTTGATCCCGGAGGTGTTCGGAGCTCCTGCCGGAAGAATGTCCAAATCGGGATCTTATCCGCCGGGAAGTCTATTCCGATCGATAGAGGAACGAATCGACAAAAAGCGCGATTTGGAAGAATCCTCTTAA
- a CDS encoding YbaB/EbfC family nucleoid-associated protein, translated as MLGKSLENLKQMNQMRVRMKRLEKELQALSFEGKSKNEWVTCISDGKLTVQEIRIEDELLAKNDKKLLQKSIKQAVNQSIDLAQKAAEERMGEFKGLLSGMP; from the coding sequence ATGTTAGGCAAAAGCCTGGAAAACTTGAAACAGATGAATCAGATGCGAGTTCGGATGAAGCGTCTGGAGAAAGAATTGCAGGCACTCTCATTCGAAGGCAAATCCAAAAACGAGTGGGTTACCTGCATTTCGGACGGCAAATTGACGGTCCAAGAAATCCGAATCGAAGACGAACTGCTGGCGAAAAACGATAAAAAACTTCTGCAAAAAAGCATCAAGCAGGCCGTGAACCAATCCATAGATTTAGCTCAAAAAGCGGCCGAAGAAAGAATGGGAGAGTTCAAGGGTCTTCTTTCCGGTATGCCTTAA
- a CDS encoding peptidase M30, with protein MNGFQTGESVFVKVLFWTGIRTSFRVSRFFLLPVLTLFLGYCSNLLHPNLKEDGNSFSASQLLSLVAYSPNCSGDGAFWARDLASNTSYCAQAHLAASGQYVNIYAENTLPNTLDYQNISFQFDSQIYPRLTSAFGTPNDLDKDGKVTILILDIRDGSLPGGSFVAGYFDPADYYPDSIFSRVRSNYQDMLYLDGVQLVNLRNQDLAAGKPDTLLATLSHEYQHLVRFQYEALALAQGGNRDETWINEGTSEVASDIAGYSPQSARIRCYRGNMPGACARGVNGAALFGSPLYNSVVDYAFSYPFMKYLYLSAGGNTDERDLFFKASVQGIAGFRGTDAVNLFETFRRTSAAYTTQDPIVGELGSAAADTFRRMFVSFLWQSIGDNTPDFMQAGTDTTGSPALLQSLESIMFRFPLIGINMDGIDLEGLYLPYRLSDISPLWTLNPGQFQFVRVDRQNVNASPGLFLVKKNFSGTLYSMQINTEPYRMGGISFSYARTSSDEETTGGIVLPDSDEPSPVCPHDFLKNSASNRTTILSPF; from the coding sequence ATGAACGGATTCCAAACTGGAGAATCGGTCTTTGTGAAAGTCCTTTTCTGGACGGGAATCCGCACGTCTTTTCGGGTTTCACGATTTTTCCTCCTACCGGTACTTACTCTCTTCTTAGGATATTGTTCTAATCTACTTCATCCGAATCTGAAAGAGGACGGGAATTCGTTTTCCGCGAGCCAATTGCTTTCGTTAGTGGCCTATTCTCCGAACTGTTCCGGAGATGGAGCGTTTTGGGCGAGAGACTTGGCTTCCAACACCTCCTATTGCGCCCAAGCACACCTCGCCGCGTCCGGTCAATATGTGAATATTTACGCCGAAAATACCCTTCCAAATACATTAGATTATCAGAATATATCATTCCAATTCGATTCGCAAATATATCCTAGATTGACGTCCGCTTTCGGAACGCCGAACGATCTGGACAAGGACGGAAAAGTTACCATCCTCATCTTGGATATCCGGGACGGCAGCCTTCCTGGAGGTTCTTTTGTGGCGGGCTATTTCGATCCCGCGGATTATTATCCGGACAGCATCTTCTCACGTGTACGATCCAATTATCAGGACATGCTTTATTTGGACGGGGTCCAACTGGTGAATCTTCGGAATCAGGACTTGGCCGCGGGAAAGCCTGACACGTTGTTAGCTACGCTTTCCCACGAGTACCAGCATTTGGTGCGTTTCCAATACGAGGCCTTGGCTCTAGCTCAGGGAGGAAATCGGGACGAAACCTGGATCAACGAAGGCACCAGCGAAGTGGCTTCGGATATTGCCGGTTATTCTCCGCAGTCCGCCAGAATCCGTTGTTATCGGGGAAATATGCCCGGTGCCTGCGCGAGAGGGGTCAACGGGGCCGCACTTTTCGGGAGCCCGCTTTACAACTCCGTGGTGGACTACGCGTTCTCCTATCCTTTCATGAAATACCTGTATCTTTCCGCGGGAGGAAACACCGATGAGAGAGACCTATTTTTCAAAGCCAGTGTGCAAGGCATTGCCGGCTTCCGCGGAACCGATGCGGTCAATCTCTTCGAAACTTTTCGTAGGACTTCCGCCGCCTATACGACACAGGATCCGATCGTCGGTGAATTAGGTTCGGCAGCTGCGGATACGTTCCGGAGAATGTTCGTCTCCTTTCTCTGGCAATCGATCGGAGACAATACTCCTGATTTCATGCAAGCGGGAACGGATACGACCGGATCTCCTGCGTTATTACAATCGTTGGAATCCATAATGTTTCGATTTCCGTTAATAGGAATCAATATGGACGGAATCGATTTGGAAGGACTTTACCTTCCGTACCGGTTATCCGACATTTCCCCTCTCTGGACGTTGAATCCGGGACAATTCCAATTCGTAAGAGTGGACAGACAGAACGTAAATGCCAGCCCGGGCCTATTCCTGGTCAAGAAGAACTTTAGCGGAACCTTATATTCCATGCAGATCAATACCGAGCCTTATCGCATGGGAGGAATTTCCTTTTCCTACGCCAGAACGAGTTCCGACGAGGAGACGACAGGGGGAATCGTATTGCCGGATTCGGACGAACCGAGCCCGGTTTGCCCTCATGATTTTTTAAAGAATTCCGCTTCGAATCGGACGACGATCCTATCCCCTTTTTGA
- a CDS encoding leucine-rich repeat domain-containing protein, producing the protein MSTQIKSGARRRSGKNRASNPIPISYNASVRRILFLFGFLLCHCLFHTKAGLPIRNSSGKTIAFYHQDTRWIGFDQTPELTDLASFSKVETLEFPSSDLVSLEALPDLPKLRYLNLSGTKVRDFKPLEKVRKLDSLILNGIPLQNSDLATYTSWNQLTRIELSNTKVDSLDFLGKGCAVRHLELRNTLVSDLKPLSNCSQLRELYLQGTKVRNLLPLYGLSELLHLQLDRTEVSNEEISEIRRKLPYLKIFPGLRKILDSETGLDPKP; encoded by the coding sequence ATGTCAACCCAGATTAAATCCGGCGCCCGAAGACGTTCCGGGAAAAATCGGGCTTCCAATCCGATTCCTATTTCTTACAATGCATCCGTGCGCAGAATTCTTTTTCTCTTCGGCTTCCTACTTTGCCATTGCCTTTTTCATACGAAGGCCGGACTGCCTATACGGAATTCGTCCGGAAAAACGATCGCATTTTATCACCAGGACACCCGTTGGATCGGTTTTGACCAGACTCCTGAATTAACGGACCTCGCTTCCTTTTCGAAAGTGGAAACCTTGGAATTTCCCTCTTCGGATCTGGTCTCCTTGGAAGCCCTACCCGATCTGCCGAAATTGCGTTATTTGAATCTTTCGGGGACGAAGGTACGCGATTTCAAACCGTTGGAAAAAGTTCGCAAATTGGATTCTCTGATATTGAATGGAATTCCGCTGCAAAATTCGGATCTCGCCACTTATACGTCCTGGAACCAATTGACTCGGATCGAACTTTCCAACACGAAAGTCGATTCTTTAGATTTCCTCGGCAAAGGTTGTGCCGTTCGCCATCTAGAGTTGAGGAACACACTCGTATCGGATTTAAAGCCTTTATCGAACTGTTCCCAATTGAGGGAATTGTATCTACAAGGAACGAAGGTACGGAATCTTCTCCCGCTGTACGGATTAAGCGAACTCTTGCATCTTCAACTAGATCGGACAGAGGTCTCGAATGAGGAAATTTCCGAAATACGAAGGAAACTTCCCTATCTAAAAATCTTTCCGGGCTTACGCAAAATACTCGACTCCGAAACCGGACTGGACCCGAAACCTTAA
- a CDS encoding Fur family transcriptional regulator, producing MSEDKKSASRKTKQKEEIFRVIQDAKGPLSVKEIHDLSKLSLKNIGIATVYRTVNHLLESEKIHEIKLPGESSRFETSHLEHHHHFHCTECDRVFDVEVCPFPIENLPKGFRVDSHEILLYGVCSECNKIQK from the coding sequence ATGAGCGAAGATAAAAAGAGCGCTTCCAGAAAAACGAAACAGAAAGAAGAGATTTTTCGCGTAATTCAGGATGCGAAAGGACCTCTCTCCGTAAAGGAAATCCACGACCTCTCCAAACTTTCCCTGAAAAATATAGGAATCGCCACGGTCTATCGTACTGTGAACCATCTACTGGAATCCGAAAAGATCCACGAAATCAAATTACCCGGAGAATCCTCGCGTTTCGAAACCAGCCATTTGGAGCACCATCACCACTTTCATTGCACCGAATGTGATCGAGTCTTTGACGTGGAAGTCTGTCCTTTTCCGATCGAGAACCTACCCAAAGGCTTTCGGGTGGATTCCCACGAGATTTTACTCTACGGTGTCTGTTCGGAATGTAACAAAATCCAAAAATGA
- a CDS encoding AZOBR_p60025 family cell surface glycopolymer formation protein — protein sequence MLEKRNVVLLVFFLMYAFSSVLVWKKYGWNPSSQVNFGLEFCQFNADRTPEGAVVFLGEEGNLGSGYDGQIFYFYSRMLSDFGLDWPKGFETSVRAPRIGYPLLVSPFGWFGRTGTIFGMYFLHFLLVVLSFFALYDLLPENRRFLTSFYLFSPFALGGYVLLVSDAILASLLILCYWAYRKDRFLLFSLLGGLALLTKEQALFLLFPLGLDALLKKEFRRALWVASSLVLPLLWNVYLRSVLSESSPARFAEFFDPLGGIAGYLREIYEAFFSGTLPEEGGRFRTIAKKFSRFPLLLLFLSGCVLLFQGNRKKGFPFRLGMGLTLFSVFSAGYVLYWATYENISRMFTVSIPLLVLWQSEDETLSARHYWGIVALVLALFFVKIAFISKPLAYSIW from the coding sequence ATATTAGAAAAACGAAATGTAGTACTCTTGGTCTTTTTTCTGATGTACGCTTTTTCCTCCGTTTTAGTCTGGAAAAAATACGGATGGAATCCCAGTTCTCAAGTGAATTTCGGCCTAGAATTCTGCCAATTCAACGCGGATCGCACGCCGGAAGGGGCGGTCGTATTTTTGGGTGAAGAGGGAAATCTCGGATCCGGTTACGACGGCCAGATTTTTTACTTCTATTCCAGAATGCTTTCCGATTTCGGATTGGATTGGCCTAAGGGTTTCGAAACGAGCGTGAGGGCGCCGAGGATCGGGTATCCTCTCTTGGTTTCCCCTTTCGGATGGTTCGGTCGAACAGGTACGATCTTCGGAATGTACTTCTTGCATTTTTTACTTGTGGTTCTTTCCTTTTTCGCGCTTTACGATTTGTTACCGGAAAACCGAAGGTTCTTAACTTCGTTCTATCTTTTTTCCCCCTTCGCGTTGGGAGGCTATGTCCTTCTTGTTTCGGACGCAATCCTGGCGAGTCTTTTGATACTTTGTTATTGGGCGTACCGAAAGGATCGGTTTTTGCTTTTCTCCTTGCTGGGTGGACTCGCTCTTCTTACGAAAGAGCAGGCGCTTTTTCTGCTGTTTCCCCTCGGTTTGGATGCGCTTCTAAAAAAGGAATTCCGTCGAGCTCTTTGGGTTGCGAGTAGTCTTGTTTTGCCGTTACTCTGGAACGTTTATCTTCGTTCCGTTTTATCGGAATCTTCGCCGGCCAGGTTTGCGGAATTTTTTGATCCGTTAGGCGGCATTGCGGGATATCTCAGGGAGATTTATGAGGCTTTTTTTTCGGGGACATTGCCGGAGGAGGGCGGAAGGTTTCGAACGATCGCGAAGAAGTTCTCCCGCTTCCCCCTTCTCTTATTGTTTCTCAGCGGATGCGTTCTTCTCTTTCAAGGGAATCGAAAGAAGGGATTTCCGTTCCGTTTGGGAATGGGCCTGACCTTGTTTTCCGTTTTTTCGGCGGGCTATGTGTTGTATTGGGCTACGTACGAAAATATTTCCCGCATGTTTACGGTTTCCATTCCGCTTTTGGTGCTTTGGCAGTCCGAAGACGAAACTCTTTCCGCTCGGCATTACTGGGGGATTGTCGCGCTCGTGTTGGCGCTCTTTTTCGTAAAGATCGCCTTCATTTCCAAGCCGTTGGCGTATTCGATCTGGTAA